One region of Chitinophaga varians genomic DNA includes:
- a CDS encoding hybrid sensor histidine kinase/response regulator: protein MTYFRLFHPVLLAREIIHTGTAQLEGEEKKRVSIINTLSLASIALCLIFGTVIYYLTSNLEILIPAYAEALLFVVVLMLNHFRWHNTAAILTACVHNLSIVYFSALLGMVTEVYLLFFFLLGAALMVFHGKRLLIKFSIAISVICLVLCELNYYYYFIEPLPLTVEEQFLIRWVTIPAILVLDVITFALYVRTLRRKNAQLERKATELEMADKATRRQAMETSHEMRNPFNAVYGISQDLLMQVQKSDLYPAELKASIEHLYSASHNVLQILNNNLEHFRQQEGVAPQLETGVFNVRDWAGEATAIYQYIANVRDVSIALEIDPQMPARVEGDKIKLTQILNNLLFNAIKFTHANSTVTVQIGPNGTQWQLMVKDSGEGIPPERLSTIFSPYVSEQHAFGGTGLGLPIVQRFVELMGGTITVTSKAGEGSVFTVSLPMVVVEETPAPTVPVNRNITLRAFPGVKALVVDDNQMSNMILSRFLERMECQTTAAYSGEEGLKMAIGTHPDIIFLDSHMPGMDGKATLAALRENPATRDAIVIIVSGDAAEASIAEMLTAGADDFMTKPIDLKTLNELMVKFEPRLTNSHKQ from the coding sequence ATGACCTATTTTAGATTGTTCCACCCCGTGCTGCTTGCACGGGAAATTATACATACCGGGACTGCCCAGCTGGAAGGAGAGGAGAAGAAACGAGTCAGTATCATCAACACCCTCAGTCTTGCATCAATTGCTCTTTGTCTGATCTTCGGCACTGTTATTTACTATCTTACCAGTAACCTGGAGATCCTGATACCCGCTTACGCAGAAGCCCTTTTGTTTGTGGTGGTGCTTATGCTCAACCATTTCCGGTGGCATAATACAGCAGCCATCCTGACGGCTTGTGTGCATAACCTTTCCATCGTTTATTTCAGCGCATTGCTGGGCATGGTAACAGAAGTGTACCTGCTGTTCTTTTTCCTGCTGGGCGCTGCATTGATGGTGTTTCACGGTAAACGGCTACTGATAAAATTCAGTATAGCCATCTCCGTGATATGCCTGGTATTGTGCGAACTGAATTACTACTACTATTTCATAGAACCGCTGCCGCTGACGGTGGAAGAGCAGTTCCTCATCCGTTGGGTGACCATCCCGGCCATTTTAGTGCTGGACGTGATCACTTTTGCCTTATATGTACGTACGTTGCGGCGTAAAAACGCACAGCTGGAGCGGAAAGCCACCGAGCTGGAAATGGCTGACAAGGCCACGAGGCGTCAGGCGATGGAAACTTCCCATGAAATGAGGAATCCTTTTAACGCCGTGTACGGCATATCGCAGGACCTGTTGATGCAGGTACAGAAAAGCGATCTGTATCCGGCTGAGCTGAAAGCCTCCATCGAGCATTTGTATTCGGCCTCGCATAATGTGTTGCAGATCCTCAACAACAACCTGGAGCACTTCCGGCAGCAGGAAGGCGTGGCGCCGCAGCTGGAAACAGGCGTGTTCAATGTGCGGGACTGGGCCGGCGAAGCAACAGCCATCTACCAGTACATCGCCAATGTGAGGGATGTCAGTATTGCGTTGGAGATAGACCCACAAATGCCTGCGCGGGTAGAAGGAGATAAAATCAAACTAACCCAGATACTCAACAACCTGTTGTTTAACGCCATCAAGTTCACCCATGCAAACAGTACGGTCACCGTACAGATCGGGCCAAACGGAACACAATGGCAGTTAATGGTGAAAGACAGCGGCGAAGGGATTCCGCCGGAACGCCTGTCGACTATTTTTTCACCGTATGTGTCTGAGCAGCATGCTTTCGGCGGTACGGGGCTGGGATTGCCGATTGTACAGCGTTTCGTGGAACTGATGGGCGGTACCATTACCGTGACCAGTAAAGCCGGTGAAGGGTCTGTATTTACCGTCAGCCTCCCGATGGTGGTGGTGGAAGAAACGCCGGCGCCGACTGTTCCGGTGAACAGGAACATCACGCTCCGTGCATTTCCCGGTGTAAAGGCATTGGTGGTGGATGATAACCAGATGAGCAATATGATCCTCAGCCGTTTTTTGGAACGGATGGAATGCCAGACCACAGCAGCTTATAGTGGTGAAGAAGGGCTGAAAATGGCTATCGGCACACATCCTGACATTATCTTTCTGGATTCCCATATGCCGGGAATGGACGGCAAAGCCACGCTGGCGGCGCTGCGGGAAAACCCCGCAACGCGTGATGCCATCGTGATCATCGTTTCCGGCGACGCGGCCGAAGCATCCATCGCAGAGATGCTCACAGCCGGCGCCGATGATTTTATGACCAAGCCTATCGATCTGAAAACCCTCAATGAGTTAATGGTCAAATTTGAGCCCCGTCTTACAAATTCACATAAGCAGTAG
- a CDS encoding terpene synthase family protein has product METTTLPGLYCPFPGKLNPLVEKADRHTAAWVRKFGLDSGNGQWQLYQEQKFSWMVARMFPNADLFRLSVAADFNTLLFLWDDEIDRITLNNPGGFEALAGKMIGVLKGKYQAVPQQDPPLLVAMQDIWLRMVQIGPADWQQRFTSSLHAAFMSNSWRMQHVTSTDDITLEDYMLHRPGIGGANFFLDLAEIMEDVFLPASWYADSLIKDLGLLTSRTICWANDLFSYTKELEQGDELNLVMMIKNKKQVSLEQAVHEAAAIHDDEIRQFLHTADVVLSLSSGHDYPLLDRYILMLEHMMEGNISWSTRDTSRYGIARTNYELRVTNY; this is encoded by the coding sequence ATGGAAACGACAACACTTCCGGGGCTGTATTGCCCCTTCCCGGGAAAACTCAATCCTTTGGTTGAAAAAGCCGACCGTCATACGGCGGCGTGGGTCAGGAAATTCGGGCTGGACAGCGGCAACGGCCAATGGCAGCTGTACCAGGAACAGAAATTCTCCTGGATGGTGGCCCGCATGTTCCCCAATGCCGACCTGTTCAGGCTGTCTGTTGCGGCCGATTTCAACACCCTGCTGTTCCTCTGGGACGACGAGATAGACCGTATCACCCTCAACAACCCTGGCGGCTTTGAAGCCCTCGCCGGCAAAATGATCGGCGTACTGAAAGGCAAATACCAGGCGGTGCCCCAGCAAGACCCGCCCCTGCTGGTGGCCATGCAGGACATCTGGCTGCGCATGGTACAGATAGGACCGGCCGACTGGCAACAACGGTTCACCAGCAGTCTCCACGCCGCCTTTATGTCCAACAGCTGGCGCATGCAACATGTGACCTCCACAGATGATATCACATTAGAAGATTATATGCTGCATCGCCCGGGCATCGGCGGCGCCAACTTCTTCCTCGACCTCGCCGAAATCATGGAAGACGTGTTCCTGCCAGCGTCCTGGTATGCTGACTCCCTGATCAAGGACCTGGGCCTGCTTACCAGCCGGACCATCTGCTGGGCCAACGATCTGTTTTCCTATACCAAAGAACTGGAACAGGGAGATGAACTGAACCTGGTGATGATGATCAAAAACAAAAAGCAGGTGTCTCTGGAGCAGGCAGTCCACGAAGCGGCCGCTATCCATGATGACGAAATCAGGCAATTCCTGCATACCGCAGATGTGGTGCTGTCGCTCAGCTCCGGGCATGATTATCCGTTGCTGGACCGCTATATCCTTATGCTGGAACATATGATGGAAGGGAATATCTCCTGGAGCACGCGCGATACCAGCCGTTATGGCATCGCCCGGACCAACTACGAATTACGGGTTACCAACTACTAG
- the cas6 gene encoding CRISPR-associated endoribonuclease Cas6 codes for MRFRIKLKATQPAAVIPINYPYALSAVIFKILHQADEAYAAFLHDRGYSRPGSLKVFKLFSFSEIRTAFRIEGDRFRFLTDEAMFMISFHLPQAAQSFIRGLFLEETIEIGDRRSQAAFVVTEVHPTPTPLENIPDREVREILLQPFSPLVCGTKNDRGYYDFLSPQHPDFVTQLVHNWREKFITMYGEDQADKLFDPVSVEVVMMEKPPKSRLVTIKADTPQETKIRGYTNFRLKVKGAGQALKLLADAGAGVYNSSGMGSLHIL; via the coding sequence ATGCGTTTCCGAATTAAGCTAAAAGCCACTCAACCAGCAGCCGTCATTCCAATTAATTACCCTTACGCCTTATCGGCAGTGATTTTTAAGATATTACACCAGGCGGATGAAGCATATGCAGCTTTCCTCCATGACAGAGGATATTCCCGTCCCGGCTCCCTCAAAGTATTTAAACTGTTTTCTTTTTCAGAGATCCGTACTGCCTTTCGCATTGAAGGAGACCGTTTCCGTTTTCTCACTGATGAGGCGATGTTCATGATCTCTTTTCATCTGCCGCAGGCCGCCCAAAGTTTTATCCGGGGGCTGTTTCTCGAAGAAACCATTGAAATCGGCGACCGTCGCAGTCAGGCGGCGTTTGTCGTGACAGAAGTGCATCCCACGCCGACGCCGCTGGAAAACATTCCGGACAGGGAAGTCCGGGAAATCCTGCTGCAACCCTTCTCACCGCTGGTTTGCGGCACTAAAAACGACCGGGGATATTATGATTTCCTGTCGCCACAGCATCCTGATTTCGTGACACAGCTGGTGCATAACTGGCGTGAGAAATTTATCACTATGTACGGCGAAGACCAGGCAGACAAGCTGTTTGATCCGGTCAGCGTAGAAGTGGTGATGATGGAGAAACCACCCAAATCACGGTTGGTGACCATTAAGGCTGATACACCACAGGAAACGAAGATCCGCGGCTACACTAACTTCCGGCTTAAAGTCAAAGGCGCGGGACAGGCGCTGAAACTATTGGCAGATGCTGGCGCAGGCGTATATAACAGCTCAGGCATGGGAAGCCTGCATATCCTGTGA